From a region of the Luteibaculum oceani genome:
- the gatA gene encoding Asp-tRNA(Asn)/Glu-tRNA(Gln) amidotransferase subunit GatA, producing the protein MKFHTYADIQEHIKSGNSVSEVVDHYLEVIAAKNQELNVFLEVFEEEARNEAQRIDKKIANNSAGKLAGMVIAIKDNICYANHEINASSKILKGFTSQFTATALQRLLDEDAIIIGRTNCDEFAMGSSNENSAMGVCKNPIDPTRVPGGSSGGSAAAVIGNMCTVSLGSDTGGSIRQPASFCNTVGFKPGYGRVSRYGLIAYASSFDQIGPFSNNIEDSELVYSVMAGNDPMDSTSSTAPVTLSNELKSSPKKIAFLKPAIKAQGIDSEIEKYFEKAEEKLTKAGYEVTWVEFNWLDYLVPIYYILTTAEASSNLARYDGMHFGFRDKSAKGIDDIYVKSRSKGFGEEVKRRILLGTFVLSSGFYDSYFGKAQKIRRLVKEDTEKILKEHPIIALPTTPSGAFKLEENTDDPIKMYLQDIFTVQANITGKPAISLPLMTDSQGLPVGFQLMADSKKEDELFAVSKEINKLLLA; encoded by the coding sequence ATGAAGTTTCATACTTACGCTGACATACAAGAACATATCAAATCTGGAAATTCCGTTTCTGAGGTTGTGGATCATTATCTCGAGGTAATTGCCGCTAAAAATCAGGAGCTAAATGTGTTTCTAGAAGTTTTTGAGGAGGAAGCGCGGAATGAAGCTCAACGTATTGATAAAAAAATCGCCAATAATTCTGCAGGGAAATTGGCCGGTATGGTTATAGCCATCAAGGACAATATTTGTTACGCCAATCACGAGATTAACGCCTCGAGTAAAATCTTAAAAGGCTTTACTTCTCAATTCACTGCAACCGCCTTACAACGGCTTTTAGACGAAGACGCAATTATTATTGGAAGAACCAATTGCGATGAATTTGCAATGGGAAGTTCCAATGAAAATTCGGCTATGGGTGTTTGTAAAAACCCCATTGATCCAACTCGTGTTCCAGGAGGATCATCAGGAGGTTCGGCAGCAGCCGTAATAGGTAATATGTGTACCGTTTCTCTAGGTTCTGATACGGGAGGATCTATACGACAACCAGCTAGTTTCTGCAACACGGTTGGTTTTAAACCAGGGTATGGCCGAGTTTCTAGATATGGATTAATAGCTTACGCATCTAGTTTCGACCAAATAGGTCCTTTTTCTAATAACATAGAAGATTCAGAGTTAGTTTATTCGGTAATGGCCGGAAATGACCCAATGGACTCAACAAGCAGTACCGCGCCGGTCACTCTTTCAAACGAGCTTAAAAGCAGCCCAAAGAAGATTGCATTCTTAAAACCTGCAATTAAAGCCCAAGGGATAGACTCAGAGATTGAAAAATACTTCGAAAAGGCAGAGGAAAAACTAACCAAGGCTGGATATGAAGTAACCTGGGTTGAGTTTAATTGGTTGGATTATTTAGTACCCATATACTACATTTTAACTACTGCAGAGGCTTCATCAAACCTTGCCAGATACGATGGAATGCACTTTGGTTTTAGAGACAAAAGCGCAAAAGGAATAGATGATATCTACGTGAAATCTAGAAGCAAAGGCTTTGGAGAAGAGGTAAAACGTAGAATTTTACTAGGAACCTTCGTTTTAAGTTCAGGTTTTTACGATTCCTATTTTGGGAAGGCACAGAAAATAAGACGACTGGTAAAGGAAGACACAGAAAAAATCCTCAAAGAACATCCAATTATTGCATTGCCTACCACACCATCGGGAGCATTTAAACTAGAGGAAAACACCGATGATCCTATAAAAATGTACCTTCAGGACATCTTTACCGTTCAAGCAAACATTACCGGAAAGCCTGCCATCTCATTACCTCTAATGACCGACAGTCAAGGGCTTCCAGTTGGTTTTCAGCTTATGGCGGATTCCAAGAAAGAAGACGAATTATTTGCCGTTTCGAAAGAAATTAACAAGCTACTGTTAGCCTAA
- a CDS encoding M43 family zinc metalloprotease, translating into MKKFALKLSLFALLIGGFSINSSAQQCGTLTYPEIVRADESLSESEKQRLINDWQKRENQKWEEIYREYKPGSKADTLIIPVVFHIFHKFGPENISESQVRNQITVLNNDFLARAPKLENVVEQFKPIIGNTEVEFRIATKDPDGNCTNGIIRYYDPNTYYSNRSPIQQLKRDHGWPSNKYLNVYVVGSIEPGANGGVIAGYAQFPGQNPATDGIVCGHNYIGSIGTSSESNAGTTSHEVGHWFSLFHTWGNCASAGDASRGCNCDDGVADTPVTIGYPSTCDLGGTSCNSLDNVQNIMDYSSCAVNFTQGQSNRMRASLQSDNSRKNLYTASNLQATGADYAIETPPTTLCVAEMEFNDNVNYCLGESISFIDRSFHKITARTWTFEDGEPATSTAYNPSVTFSTGGLKTVTLTVTNGVDTLSTTREIKINGGGERGGFPFSDDIENVDLNTLDDYEVINDKGNVGWTLSNVSLNGGSKSLYIRNYTASSDEGEDILFSNTIDLSGAAGGDAVFFFDLAFARRSATNRDKLTVSFTNDCGETWYSAGSLGFTKIVTAGTMTSEFTPTSPDQWAKKSFVIPDEMKTDNFQFRLTFEAGGGNNIFVDNIGIAQTVGIAENGLLDLGVSLYPNPATKSTTLEVALANDLDVKVELLNLVGKRIKQVFEGSLTTTSNTVDIDLSDVSNGAYLVRLTSDGQSVTKRVMVTK; encoded by the coding sequence ATGAAAAAGTTTGCCCTTAAACTAAGCCTATTTGCCCTGTTAATTGGTGGTTTTTCTATCAATTCCTCAGCACAGCAATGTGGTACTCTAACCTACCCAGAAATTGTTAGAGCCGATGAATCTTTAAGCGAAAGCGAAAAGCAGAGGTTAATCAATGACTGGCAGAAAAGAGAAAACCAAAAGTGGGAGGAAATTTATAGAGAGTACAAACCAGGCTCAAAAGCAGATACGCTTATCATACCTGTGGTATTCCACATTTTCCACAAGTTTGGTCCCGAGAACATCAGCGAATCTCAAGTTAGAAACCAAATTACCGTTTTAAACAACGATTTTTTGGCTAGAGCACCCAAATTGGAGAACGTAGTTGAGCAGTTTAAGCCAATTATCGGTAATACGGAGGTGGAGTTTAGAATTGCGACTAAAGACCCGGATGGAAATTGTACAAATGGTATTATTCGCTATTACGATCCCAACACGTATTACAGCAACAGATCACCAATTCAGCAGCTTAAGAGAGATCATGGTTGGCCAAGTAACAAATACCTAAATGTTTATGTGGTTGGATCAATAGAGCCGGGTGCAAATGGTGGTGTAATAGCAGGTTATGCTCAGTTCCCAGGTCAAAATCCTGCTACCGATGGTATCGTTTGTGGCCATAATTACATAGGAAGTATAGGAACAAGTAGCGAAAGCAACGCGGGAACAACGAGCCACGAGGTAGGACACTGGTTTAGCCTATTCCACACTTGGGGGAATTGTGCTTCTGCTGGAGACGCTTCAAGAGGCTGTAATTGTGATGACGGTGTAGCGGATACTCCGGTAACAATTGGATATCCTTCAACTTGTGATTTAGGTGGCACTTCATGTAACTCCTTGGATAATGTGCAAAACATTATGGATTACTCTAGTTGTGCTGTAAACTTTACACAAGGGCAATCGAATAGAATGCGTGCATCTTTACAAAGTGATAACAGTAGAAAAAACCTTTACACTGCGTCTAACCTTCAGGCTACCGGTGCTGATTATGCTATAGAAACTCCTCCTACGACTTTATGTGTTGCGGAAATGGAGTTTAACGATAATGTAAATTATTGTTTGGGAGAGTCTATTTCGTTTATCGATAGATCTTTCCACAAAATAACTGCAAGAACTTGGACTTTCGAGGATGGTGAGCCTGCTACCAGTACAGCATACAATCCATCTGTAACTTTTTCAACAGGGGGATTAAAAACTGTAACACTAACCGTAACCAATGGAGTTGATACCCTAAGCACTACTAGAGAGATCAAAATCAATGGTGGTGGAGAACGTGGAGGATTCCCATTTTCAGATGATATCGAAAATGTTGATTTAAATACCCTAGACGATTACGAGGTAATAAACGATAAAGGTAATGTTGGTTGGACCCTTTCAAATGTTAGTTTAAACGGTGGTTCAAAGAGCTTGTACATTAGAAACTACACTGCTTCTTCAGATGAAGGCGAGGATATTCTTTTCTCTAACACCATAGATTTAAGTGGTGCCGCTGGGGGTGATGCTGTATTTTTCTTTGATTTAGCCTTTGCCAGAAGATCTGCAACCAACAGAGATAAGTTAACAGTATCCTTCACCAACGACTGTGGAGAAACATGGTACTCGGCAGGTTCACTGGGCTTTACAAAAATTGTAACGGCTGGAACCATGACTTCTGAGTTTACTCCAACTTCACCAGACCAATGGGCTAAGAAAAGCTTTGTTATTCCAGATGAAATGAAAACAGACAACTTCCAATTCAGATTAACATTTGAAGCGGGTGGTGGTAATAACATTTTCGTTGATAACATTGGAATTGCTCAAACGGTTGGAATTGCCGAGAATGGACTGTTGGATTTAGGCGTTTCTCTTTACCCTAACCCTGCAACAAAGAGCACAACTTTGGAGGTAGCTTTAGCAAATGACTTGGATGTTAAAGTAGAGCTATTAAACTTGGTTGGAAAAAGGATTAAACAGGTATTTGAAGGATCTCTAACCACTACTTCCAATACGGTTGATATCGACTTAAGTGATGTAAGTAACGGGGCCTACTTGGTTCGCTTAACCAGCGATGGACAGAGCGTTACAAAAAGAGTAATGGTTACCAAGTAA
- a CDS encoding DUF4837 family protein — protein sequence MLETLNLVRKSLSELIAQKAKSPLLLLSLSFIFLVSCEDEVVVKPSYTGTSGEIVVIVEKALWTNQLEDSVKTLLQPNFPMLPQAEAMFNVLHYDPQDVNQLIERHRNTIKIEVGTPRKPGLNFIKDDQAKGQLTVLIRADDHLGVLDLLSSRVNDVIELIREEERKRYQNWLSLHREKELEKKILDEFGYAIILPKGTRLVELKPDFVRLDWEREKIKGGTQHFINHGILLYKHPYDSDSIFNPVAMRDIRNQNLKRIPGPRKGTHMTTQNFFEPELTAVSPNPGFKYAADFRALWRTTESFLGGPFVSFVQVDKSGSELIISEVFVLAPKFNKREFIKEAEAIAYSVYSQ from the coding sequence ATGTTAGAAACCTTAAACCTGGTCAGAAAATCATTATCGGAGTTAATAGCGCAAAAAGCTAAGAGCCCGCTTCTTCTTCTTTCTCTAAGTTTTATTTTTCTTGTATCCTGTGAAGACGAGGTTGTAGTTAAACCATCGTACACGGGAACTTCAGGTGAAATTGTTGTTATTGTTGAAAAGGCTCTTTGGACTAATCAATTAGAAGATTCTGTAAAAACCCTTTTACAGCCTAATTTCCCTATGCTCCCCCAGGCGGAGGCCATGTTTAATGTGCTCCACTACGATCCACAAGATGTAAACCAGCTAATAGAACGCCACCGAAACACTATAAAAATTGAGGTGGGAACCCCGAGAAAACCAGGCCTTAACTTTATTAAGGACGACCAAGCTAAAGGCCAGTTAACGGTTCTTATTCGCGCCGATGACCATTTGGGTGTTCTTGATTTACTTTCTAGCCGTGTTAACGATGTTATAGAACTAATACGAGAAGAAGAAAGGAAACGCTACCAAAATTGGCTTAGTCTTCACAGAGAAAAGGAGTTAGAAAAAAAGATACTGGACGAATTTGGTTACGCCATAATTCTCCCTAAAGGAACTCGGTTAGTTGAGCTAAAACCAGATTTCGTTCGATTGGATTGGGAACGCGAAAAAATTAAAGGAGGCACCCAGCATTTTATAAATCATGGCATCCTTCTTTACAAACACCCCTATGACAGCGACTCCATTTTCAATCCTGTAGCGATGCGAGATATTCGCAATCAAAACCTGAAAAGAATCCCCGGTCCTAGAAAGGGTACGCACATGACCACCCAAAATTTTTTCGAACCGGAACTTACAGCTGTATCTCCCAACCCTGGGTTTAAATACGCTGCAGATTTCAGAGCCTTGTGGAGAACCACAGAGTCCTTCCTTGGTGGTCCTTTTGTTTCGTTTGTTCAGGTGGATAAAAGTGGTAGCGAATTAATTATCTCCGAGGTATTTGTGCTTGCCCCTAAATTCAATAAACGAGAGTTTATAAAAGAAGCTGAAGCCATAGCTTACAGCGTTTATTCCCAATGA
- a CDS encoding lytic transglycosylase domain-containing protein: MRILAVITFIAPIFACLIGSAQPIDKPDTIYNKHNLKSLPAIELARWDKMYMEMLSETEELSKDVHPLKIANTAGKEDSITAARLRSMSFKSPFSFPYNNKVQAFINMYLGRKKELTQRMLGLAEFYYPEIEAALDKYDLPLELKHLVAVESAFNPRAKSRAGAVGMWQFMYGTGKIYGLKVSSYTDDRMDPAKSTDAACRFLKDLYKMYGNWELALAAYNSGPGNVNKAIRYSGGHRNYWKIYNWLPRETRGYVPAFIAVNYIFEYYKELGIEPIAPEQIFSQAMDTIHINHPWNLNDVSDAIGVSKNELKLLNPCLKSDFIPYLDKPYVLNVPYRNAIKFAEQKSEIEEIQSAKRAMKEEKQEAQEKVLASNNVTGVHVVRKGETLSLISKLYGCSVADLKRFNGLVSSRIDIGQRLNVPTKNGRTTAQTSAPAKQSYDPSRYKYYTIQPGDTLWDIAQKNGRISYSELKKLNRSLDVRNLKPGQKIIIGVNSAKS; the protein is encoded by the coding sequence ATGAGAATACTCGCAGTAATAACTTTTATTGCCCCGATTTTTGCATGTCTTATTGGTAGCGCTCAGCCTATCGATAAGCCTGACACCATCTATAACAAGCATAATTTAAAATCCTTGCCTGCTATAGAATTAGCTCGTTGGGACAAAATGTACATGGAAATGCTTTCCGAAACGGAAGAATTATCCAAAGATGTTCATCCCCTTAAAATCGCAAATACAGCTGGAAAAGAAGATTCAATTACTGCAGCTCGTTTGCGCAGTATGTCTTTTAAATCGCCTTTTAGTTTTCCATACAATAACAAAGTACAGGCCTTTATTAATATGTATTTGGGTAGAAAAAAGGAGCTTACCCAACGCATGTTAGGTCTTGCCGAATTCTACTATCCGGAAATTGAAGCAGCCTTAGATAAGTACGATTTACCTCTAGAATTAAAGCATTTAGTTGCCGTTGAAAGCGCTTTTAATCCAAGGGCAAAATCTAGAGCTGGCGCCGTTGGTATGTGGCAATTCATGTACGGTACAGGAAAAATATACGGTTTAAAGGTTTCCTCATACACCGATGATAGAATGGATCCTGCTAAGTCCACCGACGCCGCTTGTCGTTTCTTAAAAGATTTGTACAAAATGTATGGAAACTGGGAGTTGGCATTGGCAGCGTACAACTCCGGTCCTGGTAACGTTAATAAAGCTATTAGATACTCTGGTGGTCACCGTAACTATTGGAAAATATACAACTGGCTACCCAGAGAAACCAGAGGTTATGTTCCAGCCTTTATTGCGGTAAATTACATTTTTGAATACTACAAAGAATTAGGAATAGAGCCTATTGCCCCAGAGCAAATTTTCTCACAGGCGATGGATACCATTCACATCAACCACCCTTGGAACTTAAATGATGTTTCCGATGCCATAGGTGTTTCTAAGAATGAGCTCAAACTTTTAAATCCTTGTCTTAAAAGTGATTTTATTCCCTACCTCGATAAACCATATGTACTAAATGTACCATACAGAAATGCAATAAAATTTGCAGAACAGAAATCTGAAATCGAGGAAATTCAGAGTGCAAAGCGCGCAATGAAAGAGGAAAAACAGGAGGCACAAGAAAAGGTATTGGCTAGCAATAACGTAACGGGAGTGCACGTTGTTAGAAAAGGAGAAACCCTTTCACTTATTTCTAAGCTTTACGGATGCTCTGTTGCGGATTTAAAGCGCTTTAATGGATTAGTTAGCTCGAGGATAGATATTGGTCAAAGACTTAATGTTCCTACCAAAAATGGAAGAACAACGGCACAAACCAGTGCACCAGCAAAGCAATCTTACGACCCGTCGAGATACAAGTATTATACGATACAACCGGGTGACACCCTTTGGGATATAGCTCAGAAAAATGGAAGAATTTCGTACTCTGAACTTAAAAAGCTAAATCGCAGTCTGGATGTTAGAAACCTTAAACCTGGTCAGAAAATCATTATCGGAGTTAATAGCGCAAAAAGCTAA
- the tatA gene encoding twin-arginine translocase TatA/TatE family subunit, which yields MLLATLLAMPGTWSIILIVVVVLLLFGGKKIPELMKGLGKGMKEFKDATGKDENKDEESNK from the coding sequence ATGTTGTTAGCCACTTTACTCGCCATGCCCGGAACATGGTCGATAATTCTTATTGTAGTAGTTGTTTTATTACTATTTGGTGGTAAAAAAATTCCTGAACTAATGAAAGGATTAGGTAAGGGAATGAAGGAGTTTAAAGACGCCACAGGTAAAGACGAAAACAAAGACGAAGAGAGCAACAAATAG
- a CDS encoding alpha-ketoglutarate-dependent dioxygenase AlkB family protein codes for MKELIPGQLILIEHFINANTAQQHFEELQSETAWFSDTITMFGKEFIQPRLINFQGDPGLSYVYSKKEYTTAIWHPSVLSIKEAIEIQFRNKIQFNCVLMNYYRNGSDSMGWHADNEPELGENPSIASLSLGGVRVMNIKNKKSKRLTKISLNPGSLLLMKGAFQENFIHAIPKTTKPVPPRINLTFRQIKKGL; via the coding sequence ATGAAGGAACTAATTCCTGGACAACTTATTCTCATTGAGCATTTTATAAACGCAAACACGGCGCAACAACATTTTGAGGAATTGCAAAGCGAAACGGCTTGGTTTTCGGATACCATTACAATGTTTGGCAAAGAATTTATCCAGCCAAGGTTAATCAATTTCCAAGGCGACCCTGGTTTATCTTATGTGTACTCAAAAAAAGAGTATACGACTGCTATATGGCACCCAAGTGTGTTGAGTATAAAGGAAGCCATCGAAATCCAGTTTCGGAATAAAATTCAATTTAACTGCGTTTTAATGAACTATTATCGCAACGGCAGCGATAGTATGGGCTGGCATGCAGATAATGAACCAGAGCTAGGAGAAAACCCGAGTATAGCATCCCTTTCTTTGGGAGGAGTACGCGTGATGAATATTAAGAACAAGAAAAGCAAACGGCTTACAAAAATCAGCCTCAATCCAGGTTCTCTTCTATTAATGAAAGGTGCTTTTCAAGAAAACTTTATTCACGCTATTCCCAAAACAACAAAACCCGTGCCTCCTCGCATAAACCTAACTTTTAGACAAATAAAAAAGGGGCTATAA
- a CDS encoding murein hydrolase activator EnvC family protein codes for MNASLWIRAFTIFFLALPLTISAQSKKELEQQRKALNEKINLTSKLISKNQSTAKKQQSELVILDRQIEFRNDLINTIHEEVEKLQIQIKEKEDSLSVKEKELKKLKDDYADLIRHAYKTRNIQNKMMFIFASRSINQAYNRINYLRRLAEYRRSQAEKIEAKKNEIVRDLSILAAKKDEKEILLSSQQVEKSRLLSDKTYKDQTLKSIEKETGKLRKELREQERRKEQIAKQIERLIAAEIAENRKKSSTGKFTLSPEATALSSNFESNKGKLPWPVEKGIITRKFGRQPHPYVSGVYINNDGLNFNTEKNAEVRAVFRGTVSSILLIPGEGKVVVVKHGAYRTVYTKLQNVTVKKDQEVSTGSVLGTAIGVDDSSSETHIEIWKISETERKKLDPAAWLIGI; via the coding sequence ATGAACGCATCTCTATGGATTAGGGCTTTCACGATATTTTTTCTGGCCCTCCCTCTTACTATTTCTGCCCAGTCGAAAAAAGAACTAGAGCAACAGCGCAAGGCGTTAAACGAGAAAATAAATCTTACGAGTAAACTCATAAGTAAAAACCAGTCTACGGCTAAAAAACAGCAGTCAGAATTGGTTATTCTAGATCGTCAGATAGAATTTAGAAACGACCTTATTAATACTATCCACGAGGAGGTAGAGAAACTTCAAATCCAGATTAAGGAAAAAGAGGATAGCCTTTCCGTTAAAGAAAAAGAGCTTAAAAAATTAAAGGACGATTACGCAGATTTGATTCGTCATGCCTATAAAACCAGGAACATTCAGAATAAAATGATGTTCATCTTCGCCTCTAGAAGTATAAACCAGGCATATAATAGAATCAATTATTTAAGAAGACTTGCAGAGTACCGTAGATCACAGGCCGAGAAAATAGAGGCCAAGAAAAATGAAATTGTTAGGGATTTATCCATTCTAGCTGCTAAAAAGGATGAAAAAGAAATCTTGTTAAGCTCGCAACAGGTTGAGAAGAGCAGGCTCCTATCTGATAAAACTTATAAGGACCAGACCTTAAAATCGATAGAAAAGGAAACTGGAAAACTGAGAAAAGAACTGCGGGAGCAAGAACGAAGGAAAGAGCAAATAGCAAAACAAATAGAGCGACTAATTGCGGCGGAGATTGCAGAAAACAGAAAAAAGAGTTCAACCGGAAAATTCACACTATCTCCAGAGGCAACAGCCCTATCCTCAAACTTCGAATCCAACAAAGGTAAACTGCCCTGGCCGGTAGAAAAAGGGATAATTACCCGAAAATTTGGTCGCCAACCCCACCCCTATGTTAGTGGAGTATACATTAACAACGATGGATTAAACTTTAACACCGAGAAAAATGCCGAGGTGCGTGCGGTATTTAGAGGTACCGTTTCCAGCATATTGCTAATTCCTGGTGAGGGTAAGGTTGTAGTGGTAAAACACGGTGCCTACCGAACGGTTTACACCAAGCTTCAGAATGTTACCGTTAAAAAAGATCAAGAAGTTTCAACAGGAAGTGTGCTGGGTACGGCCATAGGTGTGGACGACTCCAGTAGTGAAACCCACATTGAAATTTGGAAAATTAGCGAAACCGAAAGGAAAAAATTAGACCCAGCCGCTTGGCTTATTGGGATATAA